Proteins encoded by one window of Cannabis sativa cultivar Pink pepper isolate KNU-18-1 chromosome 4, ASM2916894v1, whole genome shotgun sequence:
- the LOC115713655 gene encoding uncharacterized mitochondrial protein AtMg00820-like, producing the protein MATKYQLSSSLLPTELISTKAALSDPKWYASMNDEYISLKKQNTWTLVPYAPGMQVLTNKRMHKIKLKEDGTTDRFKSKLIAKGFLQTLDIDFEDTFSHVVNPATVRTVLTLAVSYDWEVT; encoded by the coding sequence ATGGCCACCAAATATCAATTATCGTCTTCCTTGCTCCCAACTGAACTAATTTCCACAAAGGCAGCCCTTAGTGACCCTAAATGGTATGCCTCTATGAATGATGAATATATTTCCTTGAAGAAACAAAATACATGGACATTGGTCCCTTACGCCCCAGGAATGCAGGTGCTAACCAACAAAAGGATGCACAAGATCAAACTGAAAGAAGATGGTACAACTGATAGATTTAAATCCAAACTTATTGCAAAAGGTTTTCTACAAACACTTGACATTGATTTTGAGGACACCTTTAGCCATGTGGTCAATCCTGCCACAGTTAGAACTGTGCTCACTCTTGCCGTCTCTTATGATTGGGAAGTTACTTAA